In Candidatus Limnocylindria bacterium, the following proteins share a genomic window:
- a CDS encoding DNA-3-methyladenine glycosylase 2 family protein, with product MRARGISRQVTTLDEPALARAVRTLARVEPRFARIVKRHGPPPLWPREPGFETLALLMLEQQVSLAQARAMYARIANATCHVTPANVATLGAAGMRALGVTRQKSAYLAALAAQLEGKALDLDAIAILPDVDAAAALDALHGVGPWTAQCYLLFALRRSDVFPTADLALLEAVRQLWKLRERPSPEALARRARAWSPHRAAAARLLWHHYLSERGRS from the coding sequence ATGCGCGCTCGCGGGATCTCTCGTCAGGTCACTACTTTGGATGAGCCCGCACTCGCTCGCGCCGTCCGCACGCTCGCCCGCGTCGAGCCGCGTTTCGCGCGCATCGTGAAACGACACGGCCCTCCGCCGCTCTGGCCGCGCGAGCCCGGCTTCGAAACGCTCGCGCTGCTCATGCTCGAGCAGCAGGTCTCGCTCGCGCAGGCGCGCGCGATGTACGCGCGGATCGCGAACGCGACCTGCCATGTCACGCCGGCAAATGTCGCGACGCTGGGCGCAGCGGGAATGCGGGCGCTCGGCGTGACGCGCCAGAAGTCCGCTTACCTCGCGGCGCTTGCGGCGCAGCTCGAGGGCAAGGCGCTCGATCTCGATGCGATCGCCATCCTGCCGGACGTCGACGCGGCCGCCGCGCTTGATGCGCTGCACGGCGTTGGACCGTGGACCGCGCAGTGCTACCTGCTCTTCGCGCTGCGTCGCTCGGACGTCTTCCCGACCGCCGATCTCGCGCTGCTGGAGGCGGTGCGCCAGCTGTGGAAGCTGCGCGAGCGACCATCGCCGGAAGCACTCGCTCGCCGCGCACGCGCCTGGAGTCCGCACCGCGCGGCCGCGGCGCGCCTCCTGTGGCATCACTATCTGAGCGAGCGTGGGCGAAGCTGA
- a CDS encoding response regulator: MKRILIVEDDAEAMRMLGFALRESGYEVVEAATGYLAREQAARRDPDVILLDLFLSGGMNGGEFLHLYRRSGGRAKVIVISGASRGDPIAKDLVVDEFVGKPFDLELLLQSVRRFAYG; this comes from the coding sequence ATGAAACGGATCCTGATCGTCGAGGACGACGCCGAAGCCATGCGGATGTTGGGGTTCGCTCTGCGCGAGAGCGGCTACGAGGTCGTCGAGGCCGCGACCGGCTACCTGGCGCGGGAACAGGCCGCACGACGAGACCCCGATGTGATCCTCCTGGACCTCTTCTTGAGCGGCGGAATGAACGGCGGGGAGTTCCTTCACCTGTACCGGCGCTCAGGCGGCCGCGCGAAGGTCATCGTGATCAGCGGAGCTTCGCGAGGGGACCCGATCGCGAAGGATCTGGTCGTCGACGAATTCGTTGGGAAGCCCTTCGATCTCGAGCTCTTGTTGCAGTCGGTACGACGCTTCGCCTACGGCTGA
- a CDS encoding DUF2182 domain-containing protein, whose amino-acid sequence MILVTLLALAAVAWAYVATQSSSMTMSAGPAPASFAIFLATWVVMMAAMMFPAFAPVVLVYAQYTRQRTGTWPLLAAVFVAGYLMIWSAVGVGAYVLVALLVPLIVEIPVVQAAPQVFLGAVIGAAGLYQLTPMKDALLTHCRSPFHWLFRGFRPGVRGALLMGIDEGVVCLGCCVGLMLVLLAVGLASVGWMAAVAAVIFSEKVLAPTPAVAKGVAVVLVGFGIAVATIPAVAQFVMGGSPM is encoded by the coding sequence GTGATCCTCGTTACGCTCCTCGCGCTCGCTGCCGTCGCGTGGGCCTACGTGGCCACACAAAGCAGCTCGATGACGATGTCCGCTGGGCCAGCCCCGGCGAGCTTCGCAATCTTCCTCGCTACGTGGGTCGTGATGATGGCCGCGATGATGTTCCCCGCATTCGCTCCGGTGGTGCTTGTGTACGCGCAATACACGCGGCAGCGGACCGGAACGTGGCCACTGCTGGCGGCGGTCTTCGTGGCTGGATATCTGATGATCTGGAGCGCCGTCGGGGTCGGCGCATACGTGCTCGTCGCGCTGCTTGTGCCGCTCATCGTCGAGATTCCCGTGGTTCAAGCTGCGCCGCAGGTGTTCCTCGGCGCCGTGATTGGCGCGGCGGGCCTGTATCAGTTGACCCCAATGAAGGACGCGCTTCTCACGCACTGTCGGTCTCCATTTCATTGGCTCTTCCGTGGCTTCCGGCCAGGCGTGAGGGGCGCCCTGCTTATGGGGATCGACGAGGGCGTGGTCTGCCTGGGCTGCTGCGTGGGCCTCATGCTCGTGCTGCTTGCGGTCGGACTTGCCAGTGTCGGGTGGATGGCCGCAGTTGCGGCTGTCATCTTCAGTGAGAAGGTCCTCGCGCCGACGCCGGCCGTCGCGAAGGGGGTCGCGGTGGTGCTTGTGGGATTCGGGATCGCAGTCGCGACGATCCCGGCGGTTGCCCAGTTCGTGATGGGCGGGTCGCCCATGTAG
- a CDS encoding DUF1326 domain-containing protein, with the protein MSYSVEGDYFETCNCTVACQCIMLSPATNDSCQAFAAWHITRGTKDGVDLSNLNVALALYSPKKMTDGGWKVALYLDERAKPDQAKALGAIFSGQAGGHLAAVVPLIGTVTGVTAAPISFEKTNGKRQLKVGKLLEMNSEELTGGDGKTAPVISNPALGIVPQPVRVARAGRIRYDGAWKFEGSGTNGFTTEFKYEA; encoded by the coding sequence ATGAGCTATTCCGTCGAGGGCGACTACTTCGAGACCTGCAACTGCACGGTGGCGTGTCAATGCATCATGCTGAGCCCAGCGACGAACGACTCGTGCCAAGCCTTCGCAGCATGGCACATCACGCGCGGAACAAAGGATGGCGTTGATCTTTCGAACCTCAACGTCGCGCTCGCCTTGTACTCGCCCAAGAAGATGACCGATGGCGGATGGAAGGTCGCTCTGTATCTAGACGAGCGGGCCAAGCCTGACCAGGCTAAAGCTCTGGGCGCCATCTTCTCCGGACAAGCAGGGGGTCACCTTGCCGCCGTCGTGCCGCTCATTGGAACGGTAACGGGGGTGACGGCGGCGCCGATCTCTTTCGAGAAGACCAACGGCAAGCGACAGCTGAAGGTGGGCAAGCTTCTCGAGATGAACAGCGAAGAATTAACGGGAGGGGACGGCAAGACGGCGCCGGTGATCAGCAACCCGGCCCTGGGTATCGTTCCACAGCCGGTGCGAGTCGCGAGGGCCGGACGGATCCGTTACGACGGCGCCTGGAAGTTCGAGGGGTCGGGCACGAACGGATTTACGACGGAGTTCAAGTACGAGGCGTGA